A DNA window from Gigantopelta aegis isolate Gae_Host chromosome 4, Gae_host_genome, whole genome shotgun sequence contains the following coding sequences:
- the LOC121371759 gene encoding zinc finger protein 862-like has protein sequence MPVIYRHLKKMDKETFTRMCHLFDWAYTVAHSELCFTNFPVLISVEKKHGVNLGNTYANDKACRTFVDEIGETMADDLKHLFSTEPFYCSILFDGSTDKSLSEKEVISVKLLEDGLPRFKLLGITEPGQCTAEGIYNAITAKTREMQLDIKTCCVATAADGASVNFGKESGVLVRLKKTMPWLIMIHCIAHRLELALKDSFKGSFYELEIDNLMMHLYYMYRRSVKKWHELQRTAETFGEHVVKPSRSQGTRWIDHRRKALTALIQDYRCIVTQLQEQGSELRKDIPAGDRAKMRGYSKLMTSHRFVLYLASYQDLVEDLAELSLSLQDDNLPISGVRANIDLAQANLISMVNNPGRNLRRVLLETTAAENDGVVRFKGIELVTSPSEVDTFNRKSKEIIERITICISSRFRNFVDDPVLSAADILDPTNYPTDHQALAVYGQKEITTLTDHFNALLVKKGCQVDEIEREWAKLKYDISRNHRQEAFYPLWQKMLTQKEDRYSNVLHLVRILLVCPIATAHVERQFSYIKRILGDWRLNLGLSTIQHLLRICSEGPEPENFQPAPAVNRWRSSCVKSRRPEIMPYGPRKKAKSIAATPTDYEQVDSDTDTD, from the exons ATGCCTGTTATTTACAGGCACCTTAAAAAAATGGACAAAGAGACATTTACAAGAATGTGTCACCTTTTTGATTGGGCATACACAGTCGCACACTCAGAACTTTGTTTTACAAACTTTCCAGTCTTAATTAGTGTAGAAAAAAAACATGGAGTCAACCTTGGTAACACTTATGCCAATGACAAGGCATGCCGAACCTTTGTTGATGAAATTGGTGAAACGATGGCAGACGACTTGAAGCATCTGTTTTCCACGGAACCCTTCTACTGTTCAATCCTGTTTGATGGCAGCACTGACAAGAGCCTCTCGGAAAAAGAAGTAATTAGTGTTAAGTTGCTTGAGGACGGACTGCCTAGGTTCAAACTTCTTGG AATTACAGAACCTGGTCAATGTACTGCTGAGGGCATATACAATGCAATTACTGCAAAGACTCGAGAAATGCAGCTTGACATCAAGACATGCTGTGTTGCAACAGCAGCTGATGGAGCTTCAGTTAATTTTGGGAAAGAATCTGGTGTACTGGTTCGACTGAAGAAAACAATGCCATGGCTTATAATGATACACTGCATTGCACATCGTCTTGAGTTGGCCCTGAAAGATTCATTCAAGGGTTCATTTTATGAACTTGAG ATAGATAATCTGATGATGcatctatattatatgtaccgGCGATCTGTCAAGAAATGGCACGAGCTTCAGAGAACAGCTGAGACATTTGGTGAACATGTAGTGAAACCATCACGATCTCAGGGCACCAGATGGATAGATCATCGCAGAAAGGCATTAACAGCCCTGATCCAGGATTACCGCTGCATTGTAACACAACTCCAAGAGCAAGGATCCGAATTGCGAAAAGACATCCCAGCAGGAGACCGTGCAAAAATGAGAGGATATTCCAAACTCATGACCTCACACCGCTTCGTACTATACTTAGCTTCCTACCAGGATCTTGTGGAAGACCTGGCAGAATTGTCGCTCTCACTCCAAGATGACAATCTTCCAATTTCTGGTGTACGAGCAAACATTGATCTTGCGCAGGCTAACCTCATTTCAATGGTCAATAATCCAGGGAGAAATCTACGTAGAGTCCTACTTGAGACCACAGCTGCTGAAAATGATGGCGTTGTAAGATTTAAAGGTATCGAGTTGGTGACATCTCCTTCTGAAGTGGACACGTTCAACAGAAAGTCGAAAGAGATAATAGAAAGGATCACCATTTGCATCTCTAGCAGATTCCGAAATTTTGTTGATGACCCAGTGCTTTCAGCAGCTGATATTTTAGACCCAACAAACTACCCAACAGATCATCAAGCTCTTGCTGTTTATGGACAAAAGGAAATTACAACCCTCACAGATCATTTCAATGCACTTCTAGTGAAAAAGGGCTGCCAGGTAGATGAGATAGAACGGGAGTGGGCCAAGCTGAAATATGATATATCTCGAAATCACAGACAGGAGGCATTCTATCCGTTATGGCAAAAGATGCTTACCCAGAAGGAGGACCGGTACAGCAACGTACTCCACCTTGTACGAATTCTACTGGTCTGCCCTATTGCCACTGCGCATGTCGAGCGTCAGTTCTCATACATAAAGAGAATTCTGGGAGACTGGCGTCTCAACCTGGGCCTGAGTACCATCCAGCATTTACTCCGAATATGTTCTGAGGGACCCGAGCCTGAAAATTTCCAGCCAGCGCCTGCAGTCAATCGATGGAGGTCTTCCTGTGTTAAATCCAGGAGGCCTGAAATCATGCCTTATGGCCCGAGAAAGAAGGCAAAATCCATTGCTGCTACTCCTACAGATTATGAGCAAGTGGACAGTGATACTGACACAGACTAG